Genomic DNA from Triticum dicoccoides isolate Atlit2015 ecotype Zavitan chromosome 4B, WEW_v2.0, whole genome shotgun sequence:
gcggttctatccttggtgggacctttgagtctctttaggatagtatcacatattgggcgtgacatctgatgtgtagaaactggagggcaaaggaaaataagctgcagagtgatggtacatgaacaactagttgtcaatataagtacattgataaaggacaacaggtacttacaagaacaatgtagagctaaaagaattcattggcattggatatattctacactaatgtaaccattcatacaaatcagataatttggagctaaCAATTGATAagcagctatcatgcatactgctgtcacataatgaactaggtatgaatgcaagtacagtgatataggacaacaggtactaacaagagcaaagcagtgggcaacatatttgcgatatcctgtcgtcctTTTCAAACCGAAATTATTCTTCAAGCAGATTTCCTGTAAaagagatccgtaaggcacatgcggaaaagtagaagttcaaactgTCATGTGATATCAGAGACAGTACCTCATCACGgggacgagaccagtgcataacaaggttttccattcaatgtcttctaaatttagcacaggagacttcaccggaaattcatttatagatttgccatcaaagtgtgatttcctcaggtaacaccgatactgctgcaatgcttccttgaaaagcgtaagcaagctttgctcgtcatgactatccagattgatcctcgcctacttacaacaatgtaatgtgaatcattgatgtgttcaatcagctgaaaacaggaaaataatcaccatgaataatagcaattACACGTAACTggaacaggaagatgtgaaaatggtgtttgtcttcactataatcttcccatgatgggaatatatgcacgtagtccctaacaacatttaaagcattgtcttttaaactgggaactaGTAAGATGCCTGTGCTACGCTATAGAATCACAAATGATCAGGTGGACATTGTGTACTTAAGTGTCAGGGGCCTATTGGACAATAAAGGATGCATGAAGACATTGATCACGATGATACTCTATTGATGATAATTACATACTGAGCAAAATCAAACATATGGTTTCCAATCGATGAACCTCCTTGTCCAAGCCAaacattttcttctccattttcaCCTTGCCAAAGAACAACAATAAGCACCTCTCTTTAACCTTACCTCAATATCAACGATGGAAGAACAACAATACCAATATttgtccccatgatttgtgcaatgGAAGTGTCATGACTACAGATTTACCCCTTCGGTTATGGGCTCAACCTTGTAGCACATATCATGGTCCTTCACCCGCCCATGACGCGCTTCATTTTCCCTACAAGAACAATGCAACATGCCGTCCAAGCATAAAAGATAATGGTAAATGATGTCTCAAATGAATTGatttgtaacattccaaatttgaaGAAAATTAATATCATACAACGTAATGGTATATGAAGCATAGTGCTAAGAGTATTGTAGTCCCACAAACATATCACAAAGCCAGGAGAACTCGCATGAAAACACAAAATATGGATAAAAACACTTGGTACATAAGAGAGTATATACAAGTTCGAAAGTGTTGCATGTGCATGAATAATTGGTAGTGTTTATTTAGGCCAAGGAAAACAAGGAGCCTGTAGAGGGTTTGTAGTATATATATTTAGGCCAAGGAAAAAACTATGGAATGCACTTTCAGTACATTTTGTGCCGAGCAAATAAACAAAATGTAAAGCAAAAGATGCTTTTGAATCGTATGAAGGGGTTAGTGCACAAGTACATACATATGAAAATATTAGTACTCGACTACTTGTAAGTTCCTTAACCAGGTTTCTGCTAGAAAAATACTGATAACAGATAGCAAAGAAGCAAATATTCAGGTTGTGGCCAGGAAGATTGGACTGAAGAAGTGAAAATATTGAAGAGttgcatctcatattctctaccccATGAACACACCACGCTGCAAGCTGATCAGATTGCAGACATAATTTTGTCGCACAGAGACTTCAAGTATCAGCTGCTGGACGACAATAGGTGTCAACTGTGACCTCACTTCCAGGTCGGTTGCCAAGGAGAATAGCTTGTTTTGGAATATGGTTCTGAACCTAAGGGCAATCAGACATGCTTCTCCACATATGCCCAATCTGAAGTCAATAAAAGTTATGAACATAGAGAGACATAAGATATAACTAACACAGAATAAACACTTTATTAGAAACGAAGGAATGCATAATTAACAAGACAAATACTGCAGACACAACATTTTCTAATGATAATTTAATAATGCATCTGTCAACGATGAAAGTGATACAAGAGGCATACGTCACAACTACAGTCTCACACAAAGAGGCAAGTACTATTTTCTCTCTCTATAGGGCATAGGCCAACCATGAACGGCAATAGAGCCACAGTACTTGGGTGCTTGTGATGAATTATATCAGCTATTGTCAGCAAGGACACAGATAAATATTACTTGCCGAAGTGCATTACTTGCATCAGGAATTTAAAACAGAGATGATCCACCTAAATACTGACATTAAAGTAGTAGCTCTgtactgatgaaaatgctagttaacAAAATTTTGAAGCTTGCCTTGCAGAAATACGAATAAGCTGAGGATATAATTACTCATGCATGAACTTTGAAATGGTCAAGCATGTCCAGCATATAAACTTCCACTAAAGATATTGTCCAAATTTGCAGATCTATTATCCAGAACTTTATATACATTCTACCTGATTCTAGCCCATGCAGCTATGAAATGCGCTTATGTATTCGACCATAGAAATACAATAACCAAAACCTGATTGTCTATTGTGATCCAAATTTTAATCATAGGCGAGAAAAGATACACAGGTATATGTACCAAATAGGACCTCAGGTctaagatgttaggtttggctgcgaggtctgtttggtattaggcccagaccatcagtgccccttcatcagttagataggagtagcgacagaggttgcgaagatggtggctttggtcttactgttgtacgactttgtaaggtcttgtgttaataatcaataaagtggccgtatgcatcgtccagatgcagaggccggggtattcccccttttcgaaaaaaaatatgTAACAAATATGTAGAGATCCATGCTGTTGTTCGACATGTAGCAATGGATGAGTACCAATGTCGCCTTCATTGCAGTATGCAAGGAGGCGAAGATCGTTTCCGTGGCAGAGCCTGGCCATCACCACTTCTTTTGCTAAATTACTTTTGCATTTTCATGTGAGAGCACACTTCAAGCAATCGTTCTCCCTATCTACTTGTCTCCCATCAGGTAATTCGCCAGATTAATTATAAATTATTAAGCTATTGAttagtctatatatatatatctaataaaGAGCTGATTAAAGTATTTAACTATTGCAGGCCCTAAGTTCATCAAATAAGAAAATCATATGCGCTTGCAAAATTGGGGATGAAATAAATGTGTGTGTACCTGATGGAATCACAGCGGGGATGTGTGGATGTAGAACATGACAGCAGCGCCGTGGCAATCGTCGCCGAGGAAGACAACGCGAATAAACACGGGAGTGCTCCTCTTCTGCCGTGGACGTCGCTGTTGTCCGTCAGCGCGCGAGGGACACGGCCAGTGGAGAGGATGCGGGGGCACACACTGGCATCGGCATTGGGCACGCCACGCCAGCAGCTCAACGCCTTGGCAAAGGCAGCCCGGACCTTCTGCTGGGTGGCCGTGGGCGCTGGCCTGGGCGACGCGGCCATCTTTCCCGGTGGGATGTTGTGGGATAGAGAAGAAGAAAAGGTCGCGCTCGATCGTGCGTGAGATGGGCTCATCGGGTGATAGTTTTCCTGGGGAGTGGCAAGACGGGAGAGTGAGAAAGTTGGACAAGGCAGCAACCACCGCCATGTCTCCCTCTCCGACGGCCTGCAGCCCTGCACGGCCAGATCTGGAAGGACAAACGCCAGGGCAAGCTCAATCCAAATCCGATCTTTACAACCTTAATTATCTACAACTACAGCAGCTATGCTGGAGACGTGACCCTCGCCCAACCCAACTCCGGCACAGTCGCCGGGAAAGAGAAGGTAGGGGCCGGCAGGGAGGAAATTTGGACGGGTTCTCGAAGAATCCGTTTAGCGAGAGAAACCTCCAAAATATCGAGATGTTAGCTCGACACAATCCCAACCTTAGATTCCAAATTGAACGGTATAGATGGTAGGAAGGCAGGCAcgccatcaccaccaactcgcatttttataggagtagagagtagagataactggaatggggttccaatctgcaggaattggccgtctctgcagttgggataggtcttcgactGGTGGACTTgttatactttttgctggagtagGATTTTTTTGTGATATGACtggtgctatgacaactgaaatcggcataccttttgctagagtgcacgtcttgtgtggtggggctagtggtgtggctagtgaagtatggatacagtctgctggagttggtcctatattttgtgtcactagttgtagaGCCAATATAAGTAGGGTgcggtctgatttctccggcaccaccacgtttttcaacgactttgctggtgctccttcaggttcgacaatcaccctcttcctttttgatgtctgatgcacaagaacatcatttgagtggaaaaacatggtatgatgacagatgggatatgtattgataatggatgggcatggcatcttgacatatatgatgagtaaactaagcagatggcggtgcaacaaagtagaagaaatgcaagacaccttatgcaagatacgcacaatatataaaaccttgccaaattagaacatgcaccttgatgggtgaacaggacaggccatctacctttgactcctcgaggtcagaatagtcattaggatgatattctgaacaagaatctacaggtggggagcatatgagtttcattgcatctagaatggcactcaatgcctcggtgccaattttgtaagtcattgtagtgttccacaatattcttctgatgcgcggattctgacatTCACTGTGATTACGTATAATATGtgagaagcatgaaaacataaatattagtgagattatctttgtaatgcagaggatattctaatatagggtgccctgtaaacccttgtgtgctatcactagattctgatgagagagcccatgtgtgctgtaatatggtgcgtgcattaatataatctggcacaagtacacaaaaattaggctcgagaagtaaggatagttggcacatgataggttcataatatactatatagagagtttattgccaaaccatgataacaagagcacacagcaactaggcacacCGTAGTGTACATCAaaagggtacaccataaccaggatatataaatcgggaaagtggaactggctggaaaatatggtgttgtattgccgctactaattaaaagcctatcgatcacgtacaagccaactctatcagctgttgactgcagatgtccctgctccccttcctgacaaggaacatactgtacgtactaaatacagaataacaaaagaggaacatattAAGGAACAGAAGAGGAagaatattcttgaggttccgcttctttgcatacaatgttggttgcccactcatgatgaatcacaacgcccaaagaaatgcaattccatgttgtctctctatatgtggccacatgcatttggaaaatcaagtgggagcattacctgaccaattaaaCGTGTGTTTGTTAACCAATATCAGTATCGTATCACAATTTGTATTTGAAGAAGTAAGttttggacttatgattggtgtgttgtttagcttcaagagtggactgctgctagtgcgacacaaagcagctacacagatcatagtgtagatataacgggaaaaccgtaagcatcacaagtaaaatcagcaaagtggaacttgttggAAAATATAGGCTActtttgccggtacggctagaaaggcttcggataccagctctcttcaagtgaaggtgtggtactgttaatatcattgtacctctcaaaggcgacacagatccccgcatttccttgctagtcTTATAGGATACAAGTGGGCAGGCCAGtgcaattcctattcctatgtttacaacatcttatgaatcaaagaggcctgaAGAGTTGAAAGTGTTCATCACAACCGACcgaatagacctctacactgcaaatgtccctactcctcttcactacaaggaacatactgtactactatcatactccctccgttccaaaatataagtctttgtagcgatttccactatggatcacatacagatgcatatagatacattttagagtgtagattcactcattttgctccatatgttgtccatggtggaatctataaaagacttgtatttaggaacagagagaatacttattaaagaagaacataAGGGGaacattgtgacgcccccgattcaatcgtacactaatcatacacgcaaacgtgtacgatcaagatcagggactcacgggaagatatcacaacacaactctacaaataaaataagtcatacaagcatcataatacaagccaggggcctcgagggctcgaatacaagtgctccatcatagacgagtcaacggaagcaacaatatctgagaacagacataagttaaacaagtttgccttaagaaggctagcacaaactgggatacagatcgaaagaggcgcatgcctcctgcctgggatcctcctaaactactcatggtcgtcgttagCAGCCTGCACTTAGTAGTagtcacctccagtgtagtaggaatcatcgtcgatagtggcgtctggctccagggctccagcatctggttgcgacaaccaggtagaagggaaagaggaaaagagggagaaaagcaacagcgagtactcatccaaagtactcgcaagcaaggagctacactacatatgcatgggtatatgtgtaaagggccatatcggtggactgaactgtagaatgccagaataaaaggggggtagctaatcctgtcgaagactacgcttctggcagcctccgtcttgcagcatgtagaagagagtagattgaagtcctccaagtagcatctccaatgtagcatctccaagtagcatctccagtcgcattgcatagcataatcatacccggcgatcctcccctcgtcgccctgtggaagagcgatcaccgggttgtctgtggaacttggaagggtgtgttttattaagtacccgattctagttgtcataaggtcaaggtacaactccaagtcgtcctgttaccgaagatcatggctattcgaatagattaacttccctgtaggggtgcaccacataacccaacacgcttgatcccatttggccggacacactttctgggtcatgcccgccagtggaagatcaacacgtcgcagccccacctaggcacaacagagaggccagcacgccagtctaaacctaagcgcacaggggtctgggcccatcgcccatagcacacctgcacgttgcgagggcggccggaagcagacctagcctagcaggcgttccagtccaatccggcgcgcgccgctccgtcgctgacgtctgaagtgcttcggctgataccacgacgtcgggatacccataactactcccacgtagatggttagtgcgtatagaccaaatggccagactcagatcaaataccaagatctcgttaagcatgttaagtatccgcgaacgacgaccagggccaggccaacctctctcctaggtggcctcaatctgccctgttgctccgccacaaagtaacagtcgggggctgtcgggaacccaggcccacctctaccgggatggagccacctgtcctttcagcccccatctccgaacagtatcacaggtaatgtaacagtgtaagtatatatcatatgcccgtgatcacctcccgaagtgatcacagcccagtagtatagcatggcagacggacaagagtgtagggtcactgatggaacactagcatcctatactaagcagtaggataggaggtaatggtaacaacagtagtagcaaggacaggttaTGCATcatgataggaataacggaaagcagtaacatgctacagtactctaatgcaagcagtatagagaagagtaggcgatatctggtgatcaaaggggggcttgcctggttgctctggcaagagagaggggtcgtcaacacctagtcgaactgggggtcctcGGCAGTCTCGGGgtataccggaaagaagtaacggagggggaacacaataaataacagagcaatcaaagtataacatggcaatgcgcgatgctagaggtgacctaacgcggtagtaagtgatactaGTGAAGGGGGGCAAatgtccgggaaagtattcctggtgtttcgcgttttttgaTAGACaggccggaggggaaaagttgcaggtttgatatgctagggatgcgtggctgaCAAACGGATTGCGTatgcggattcgtctcgtcgttctgagcaactttcatgtacaaagtattttcatctgagttacggattattttatattaatttataaagatttaatcattttctagatttcctggatttaatttaattcgaaattcatTTAAATAAtaaatgctatgggtacacagaagtgtacccaaaGAGGTGCTAgtgaggctgacaggtggggctagttgactgagtcaactgcccagtcagcagATGCTGATAGTGGGGTCCAGGGGCTGAGTCAGCAGTCCAGTTGCGGTCAACATAtggaccgttgactggtcaaactggctgGTGGGACCCAGCTGTCATAGAGACAGTGTAAATTAATTGTTTAATTAATTTTAACAGATTAGGTggggggccacatgtcattgacttagaTAATTTTAAACAGGCTTTTAAAAGAAAAGGGTCCACATGTCATTTCCAGTTATTCAACTAACAGTT
This window encodes:
- the LOC119293605 gene encoding uncharacterized protein LOC119293605 — encoded protein: MSPSHARSSATFSSSLSHNIPPGKMAASPRPAPTATQQKVRAAFAKALSCWRGVPNADASVCPRILSTGRVPRALTDNSDVHGRRGALPCLFALSSSATIATALLSCSTSTHPRCDSIRLGICGEACLIALRFRTIFQNKLFSLATDLEVRSQLTPIVVQQLILEVSVRQNYVCNLISLQRGVFMG